A single Chanos chanos chromosome 8, fChaCha1.1, whole genome shotgun sequence DNA region contains:
- the stk40 gene encoding serine/threonine-protein kinase 40, with amino-acid sequence MSKRRASERGAGESSGRASKLLCPGISGNAKRAGPFVLGPRLGNSPVQSIVQCLARKDGTDDFYQLKILTLEERVDSAGETQEERQGKMLLHTEYSLLSLLHNQDGVVHHHGLFQDRSYEIVEDVEANKVRKMKKRICLVLDCLCAHDFSDKTADLINLQHYVIKEKRLSEREAIVIFYDVVRVVEALHKKNIVHRDLKLGNMVLNKRTHRITITNFCLGKHLVSEEDLLKDQRGSPAYISPDVLSGRPYRGKPSDMWALGVVLFTMLYGQFPFYDSIPQELFRKIKAAEYSIPEDGRVSESTVSLIRKLLVLDPQQRLTAAEVLESLSGIIASWQSVSSLSGPLQVVPDIDDQLNQPEHLQEVKVTEESSQYEFENYMRQQLLLAEEKNTIHESKSFVSKRQLSSVPPVRRLGHDAQPVSPLDAAILAQRFLRK; translated from the exons ATGTCTAAGCGCCGTGCGTCGGAGAGGGGAGCTGGAGAGTCGTCTGGCAGGGCCAGCAAACTCTTGTGTCCGGGGATATCTGGGAACGCTAAGAGAGCCGGTCCATTCGTCCTTG GGCCCCGATTGGGCAACTCACCCGTACAGAGCATAGTGCAATGTCTCGCCAGGAAAGACGGCACAGACGACTTCTACCAGCTCAAA ATCCTGACTCTGGAGGAGCGCGTGGATTCTGCTGGGGAGACCCAGGAGGAGAGACAAGGCAAAATGCTTCTCCACACAGAATACTCCCTTCTGTCCCTGCTCCACAACCAGGATGGAGTGGTTCATCACCATGGCCTATTCCAa gacCGATCCTATGAGATCGTGGAGGACGTGGAGGCCAATAAGGTTCGCAAGATGAAAAAACGCATCTGTCTGGTGCTCGACTGTTTGTGCGCGCACGACTTCAGCGACAAGACGGCCGACCTCATAAACCTGCAGCACTACGTCATCAAAGAGAAGAGGCTGAGTGAACGCGAGGCCATCGTCATCTTCTACGACGTGGTGCGAGTGGTCGAGGCCTTGCACAAG AAAAACATTGTACATCGAGACTTGAAGCTTGGAAACATGGTGCTGAATAAACG aACTCATCGGATCACCATCACCAATTTCTGCCTTGGCAAACACCTGGTGAGTGAAGAGGACCTTCTAAAGGACCAGAGGGGTAGCCCAGCCTACATCAGTCCAGATGTGCTAAGTG GTCGGCCGTACCGAGGCAAACCCAGCGACATGTGGGCTCTGGGAGTGGTGCTTTTCACCATGTTGTACGGCCAGTTTCCTTTCTACGACAGCATACCTCAAGAGCTTTTCCGCAAAATCAAAGCAGCTGAGTACTCCATCCCCGA ggacGGCCGCGTGTCTGAAAGCACAGTCAGTCTGATCCGTAAGCTGCTGGTGCTTGATCCCCAGCAGAGACTGACGGCCGCGGAGGTCCTGGAGTCTCTCAGTGGCATTATCGCTTCATG gcAATCTGTGTCCTCCCTTAGTGGACCTTTACAAGTCGTCCCAGACATTGACGATCAGCTCAACCAGCCTGAGCATCTGCAGGAG GTGAAAGTGACGGAGGAGTCTTCGCAGTACGAGTTTGAAAACTACATGCGACAGCAGCTGCTGCTGGCCGAGGAGAAGAACACTATCCACGAGTCGAAAAGTTTTGTGAGCAAGAGGCAATTGAGCAGCGTGCCGCCGGTGAGACGGCTGGGTCACGACGCCCAGCCCGTCAGCCCCCTGGATGCCGCGATTCTGGCCCAACGCTTCCTCCGAAAGTGA